A genomic region of Bdellovibrio sp. GT3 contains the following coding sequences:
- a CDS encoding response regulator — MIIQSPSRNGKLLIIDDEEDLREVLTAILEDSASQIDTAANGIEGIEKMKSQHYDAVLSDEKMPKKSGLEVLKWMRENGIQTPFIMHTGYGQKDIIQEAQSLGVFALIDKPWNEKKLIETVKTALQTGTATPK, encoded by the coding sequence ATGATTATTCAATCCCCATCACGTAACGGCAAGCTCCTGATCATCGACGACGAAGAAGACCTTCGCGAGGTTTTAACCGCCATCCTTGAAGATTCGGCTTCGCAAATCGACACCGCAGCCAATGGCATTGAGGGCATCGAAAAGATGAAGTCGCAACACTACGATGCGGTTCTGTCAGATGAAAAAATGCCTAAGAAAAGCGGCCTTGAGGTCTTAAAGTGGATGCGCGAAAACGGCATTCAGACGCCGTTTATCATGCACACCGGTTACGGCCAAAAGGACATCATTCAGGAAGCACAGAGCCTGGGCGTCTTTGCCCTGATCGACAAGCCCTGGAATGAGAAAAAGCTGATTGAGACCGTCAAAACAGCTTTGCAAACTGGCACGGCTACGCCAAAATAA
- a CDS encoding very short patch repair endonuclease, which translates to MDVLSKSQRSYCMSRIQSRHTSPERNVRQILRSLGVRYRLDSTLPGKPDIKIVGQNTVIFIDGCFWHKCPRHFHEPKNNALFWQKKIESNVLRDKIRRKQLRTLGYKVIRIWEHELRDITVLFDKIVRSL; encoded by the coding sequence ATGGATGTCTTAAGCAAGTCCCAGCGAAGCTACTGTATGTCGCGAATTCAGTCGCGGCATACGTCACCTGAAAGAAATGTGCGGCAAATCCTTCGTTCACTGGGGGTTCGGTATAGATTGGATTCAACGCTTCCTGGGAAACCCGATATTAAGATTGTAGGTCAGAACACAGTCATCTTTATTGATGGCTGTTTTTGGCACAAATGCCCGCGGCATTTTCACGAGCCCAAAAATAATGCCTTGTTCTGGCAAAAGAAAATCGAATCAAATGTTCTCAGGGATAAAATACGCAGAAAGCAGCTGCGGACGCTCGGGTATAAAGTCATTAGAATCTGGGAGCATGAATTGAGAGACATAACTGTCCTTTTTGATAAGATCGTACGTAGTTTGTAG